Proteins encoded by one window of Clostridium bornimense:
- the rffA gene encoding dTDP-4-amino-4,6-dideoxygalactose transaminase — protein MINFNEPIVTGKEIDNIKSAINLKKISGDGVFTKKCSSWFEKKFNVKKVLFTTSCTHALEMSALLCDIKPGDEVIAPSYTFVSTVNAFVLRGAKIVFVDIRPDTMNIDEDIIEKAITEKTKVILPVHYAGVSCDMDKIMKIAKKYNLYVVEDAAQGMMSKYNNMYLGTIGNLGCYSFHETKNYSMGEGGLLLINDERFIERAEIIREKGTDRSKFFRGEVDKYSWVDIGSSYLPSEINVAYLYPQLEIVDKINFDRVNSWKCYYKNLKELEKQSLIELPFVPDECEINGHIFYIKVKDIQERDRLINYLKINGVLTVFHYIPLHSSKIGKKYGRFYGEDNYTTKESERILRLPMYYGLKEKEIIYITSKITEFFAKKNGEK, from the coding sequence ATGATTAATTTTAATGAACCTATTGTTACAGGAAAAGAAATAGACAATATTAAATCTGCTATAAATTTGAAAAAAATTTCAGGTGATGGTGTCTTTACAAAAAAGTGTTCTAGTTGGTTTGAAAAGAAGTTTAATGTTAAAAAGGTGCTTTTTACTACTTCATGTACCCATGCATTAGAGATGTCAGCATTATTATGTGATATAAAGCCTGGAGATGAAGTAATTGCTCCTTCATATACTTTTGTATCAACTGTTAATGCATTTGTTCTAAGAGGTGCAAAAATAGTATTTGTAGATATTAGACCTGATACTATGAATATAGATGAAGATATTATTGAAAAAGCAATAACTGAAAAAACAAAAGTTATATTACCTGTTCACTATGCAGGTGTTAGTTGTGATATGGATAAGATTATGAAAATAGCAAAAAAGTATAATTTATATGTGGTAGAGGATGCTGCACAAGGAATGATGAGTAAATACAACAATATGTATTTAGGAACTATAGGTAATCTTGGATGCTATAGTTTTCATGAAACCAAGAATTATTCTATGGGAGAGGGAGGGCTACTATTAATAAACGATGAAAGATTTATTGAAAGGGCTGAAATAATTAGAGAAAAGGGTACTGATAGAAGTAAATTTTTTAGAGGAGAAGTAGACAAGTATTCATGGGTAGATATAGGTTCCTCATATTTACCTAGTGAAATAAATGTAGCATATTTGTATCCACAGTTAGAAATTGTTGATAAAATAAATTTTGATAGAGTTAATAGTTGGAAATGTTATTATAAGAATCTAAAGGAATTAGAAAAACAATCTTTAATAGAATTACCTTTTGTTCCTGATGAATGTGAGATTAATGGTCATATATTTTATATAAAGGTTAAGGATATACAGGAAAGAGATCGGTTAATCAATTATTTAAAAATTAATGGAGTGTTGACAGTATTTCATTATATACCACTACATTCATCAAAGATTGGAAAAAAGTACGGAAGGTTTTATGGAGAGGATAATTATACTACAAAAGAAAGCGAAAGAATATTACGGTTACCAATGTATTATGGATTAAAAGAAAAAGAAATTATTTATATTACAAGTAAAATTACAGAATTTTTTGCTAAAAAAAATGGAGAAAAATGA
- a CDS encoding GNAT family N-acetyltransferase, whose amino-acid sequence MTNKIIMEKFLDGYSENLDIPEEYSLGIIESIEDEKQWEKLISEVFNFQCDINENLKNEGVYSRDRVFILKYKGKVIATATAWYRPEYGEKTGYLHMVAVDSKFRGRGLSKIVVIAAMLYMVDKGEKRVVLKTDAFRIEAICLYKKLGFKIIK is encoded by the coding sequence ATGACAAATAAAATTATTATGGAGAAGTTTTTAGATGGATATAGCGAAAATTTAGATATACCAGAAGAATATAGTTTAGGAATAATTGAAAGTATAGAAGATGAAAAGCAATGGGAAAAGTTGATTTCAGAGGTTTTTAATTTTCAATGCGATATAAATGAAAATTTAAAAAATGAAGGTGTATATTCTAGAGATAGAGTTTTTATTTTGAAATATAAGGGGAAAGTTATAGCCACTGCTACAGCTTGGTATAGACCTGAATATGGCGAGAAAACAGGATATTTGCATATGGTGGCTGTAGATAGTAAATTTAGAGGAAGAGGGTTATCTAAAATTGTAGTTATAGCTGCTATGCTATATATGGTAGATAAAGGGGAAAAGAGAGTGGTATTAAAAACAGATGCTTTTAGAATAGAGGCTATATGTTTATATAAGAAATTGGGGTTTAAAATAATAAAATAG